A part of Thermofilaceae archaeon genomic DNA contains:
- a CDS encoding ADP-ribose-binding protein, with amino-acid sequence MPGRTFKLDRLTVELVEGDITELEADAIVNAANSYLKHGGGVAAAIVRKGGYVIQEESDRWVRERGPVPVGSVAVTSAGRLKAKYVIHAVGPRFGEEGGDEKLASAIRSSLEKSEELGLRSVALPAISTGVFGYPYERCARIMARELKAFAGRARSLERVIVCLYGREAYETFERVFLEELRE; translated from the coding sequence GTGCCCGGTAGGACCTTCAAACTCGATAGGCTGACGGTGGAGCTGGTTGAGGGGGATATCACCGAGCTTGAGGCTGATGCGATCGTGAACGCGGCTAACTCGTACCTCAAGCACGGCGGGGGAGTAGCTGCGGCGATCGTGAGGAAGGGGGGTTACGTGATCCAGGAGGAGAGCGACCGGTGGGTTAGGGAGCGCGGCCCCGTCCCCGTGGGCAGCGTAGCGGTCACTTCCGCGGGCCGGCTCAAGGCCAAGTACGTCATCCACGCCGTGGGTCCGCGCTTCGGCGAGGAGGGTGGTGACGAGAAGCTCGCCTCGGCCATCCGGAGCTCGCTCGAGAAGTCGGAGGAGCTCGGGCTGAGGAGCGTAGCCCTGCCCGCCATCTCGACGGGGGTCTTCGGCTACCCCTACGAGAGGTGCGCGCGCATCATGGCCCGCGAGCTGAAGGCCTTCGCTGGACGCGCCCGGAGCCTGGAGAGGGTCATCGTCTGCCTCTACGGCCGAGAAGCCTACGAAACCTTCGAGAGAGTTTTCCTAGAGGAGCTGAGGGAGTAG